A single region of the Triticum dicoccoides isolate Atlit2015 ecotype Zavitan chromosome 2B, WEW_v2.0, whole genome shotgun sequence genome encodes:
- the LOC119365089 gene encoding glycine-rich protein 5-like gives MDAPRGTPPGRPRAPPPGWIGDSGSGQGSGPDGSWRYGWEWASGPGGGWGYGHSSEQSPGSAAFGFGYGSGSGGGGGGRGGSGRGGFGFGRFGGHAGGFGWGVGPGGHAGGWGAGGGAFGGDHGGWGARAGFRGGSQRPPSGGRGGGN, from the coding sequence ATGGACGCACCGAGGGGTACCCCGCCGGGGCGGCCACGGGCACCGCCGCCCGGATGGATCGGCGATTCTGGGTCCGGGCAGGGCTCCGGCCCCGACGGCTCCTGGAGGTATGGCTGGGAGTGGGCTTCAGGGCCTGGAGGCGGCTGGGGCTACGGCCACAGCTCAGAGCAGAGCCCAGGCAGCGCCGCGTTTGGGTTCGGCTACGGCAGCGgcagtggtggtggaggaggaggcagagggggGAGCGGACGTGGAGGCTTCGGGTTCGGCAGGTTCGGCGGCCACGCCGGCGGGTTCGGCTGGGGTGTCGGGCCCGGCGGCCATGCTGGCGGCTGGGGAGCAGGCGGTGGGGCCTTTGGAGGCGACCACGGCGGCTGGGGCGCGCGCGCAGGGTTCCGCGGCGGGAGCCAACGGCCACCGAgcggaggacgcggcggcggcaatTGA